The genomic DNA GGGTATATAGGCAGCACCCTTGCAGCTGAATGCAACAGACTAAAATTTCAACTTGAATTACTGCTTCTGTTTGCAACAGTCCTTTTCTTCTTTCAGCAGCTATAGCATCACAAGGTAAGTTAAGGTTTTATTCTACAACCAGACAAATGCTTGTGTGGTATTCTGTTGATCTACTGAAAGCAAATGCTGATTAAACTGAAGATGTAGTATAAAATATTAtactttatatataaaaaaacaaaaagaaagatTTGTTAGCTGCTCTGTGAATGCAACAGTGCAGAAATGCAGGTTCAGTGAATTTTCCAAGGAGACTTGGAATGCTCCATCAGCCATAGATACAGATCCAGCATAGCAGTTCATTACACTAATGCACAGGCTCTCTCGGGAGGGGCAGGAGTCCCTGTAATCCCACTAATATCTCTAACACTTTGCTTACAGCCCGATGGCAGCGGGAGACCTCAGCGCAGACGAGACACACTAGAGCAGACTGTGGCAACACAGTAGAGGACCTGCAGAAGTTTAGGTCTAGATCAGCTTCCTCTGGTGCTTTTCTGCTTCAAGAGAAAAGGGACAACAGAACAGATTGAGTTTTTGTTGAAAATGAATTAGGTGGCAAAGTCATTTTGAAAAGATCAAGTGAGAACAGGGCAGGAATgatgggatggggggggggggggggggtaatgacCTCAAACAGTTTAATGTATGCTATTTATATGTTGAATGTAAGAAGACATTGTTGCAGATAAGCTCGTATCAGACACCTGCACATCTAAAAACACGTTCCTTACTGCAGACCACCATGGTTATGCTGAAGATCTCTGCTCTCCTTGTCACCTACGCTTTGATCGTTTGTCAGATGTACTACGCAAACGCAGCTCCGTCCAGGTGAGATGTTTCACGAGGTCGGCTGTGATGTCAGACTGTTGTCTTGGATCTAAGAAAGTTACAATACAATTTAAAGCTTAAACATTATTCCTGTGGAAATACAGTATACATTACTTGGTGAAATGGAGGGAAGACCTGTTTGTAAATCTGTGTTTCACGTGAGGTTCATTTTTTATGAACATAATTATGATGTTTAACCGTAAGCACGCAAATAATTTTATTAGAGGTTGCAGTATCAGGGAGCAGCCGTCTTCTGATTACATCAGCTGGATCCTAGCCAACCCCACTCTGCGTACGACAGTATCGATCGGGCGATGAATCTACACTTGGCAAGCAGGCCGCTTTTAAGTGGCATGATCTTAGGAGATGGTTTTGGTTATGCACAGACCTTCTTGCGGCAAATAGAAACTTCTTTTGACGTGATGTGAAGGATGACTTTCCAGGGACCATAATCCCGCTCGTTATGTATGTGGGAAGGTAATAACTCAATAGTGTGTTCTTAGGCCTGCTTTGGAGCTCCCACAAGGTGATGCTACACTCACTGACTATGAGGCGAGAAGGTTACTGAACGCTATCATCAAAGAGTTTGTGCAGATGACTGCAGAAGACCTAGACCAGCCAGACACTGAGGAGAACAGGTACATCCCATGTCTGTTTTTAAAGCTGTCGGATGAGTAGTCAGTGAACTATGATGAAAATAAATCGAGACAAAGAGGGTTTGGAGGGTGTTGTACTGGTTTTCTGATTTCTGACTTTTAAGAAGCGAATGATCTTGAAAGGTTTGTACACGAGACCGGTTCCTCTTAGATTTTAAGGTGTGGCTGCTAGAGGGGAGGTATGTGCAGAAATCTCTGCTTTCCCTAGTTTGAGTGGATTTATGGTTTGAGTTCTGTGCCAGTTATTTCTGCATGGGATATTATTTATCATTCATCAGCATTATGAAGGCTCTGTGCCTTTCTGCCTGTGAACGCATGTAATCGGTGTCCCATGTGGCATGAACCGTAGCATGATCTCTGAAACACCGCAGAAGGAGGCTGCTTTCTGCATGCGTTGTGCAGTCTTCTGGTAATTATTCATAATTATATGAATGACAAATTAGCTGGAAATCTAGAAAAAGGCTGTAGCAAGGTTGAGGCGGAGTGACAGAAACGCTCTTCAATAAGGTAGCATGTTTCATTAGACTGCATCGTAGTTCATCATTGTAGCGTTTGTGTGCAGGATGAAATGCGTCTGCATGCGTGTGTCACTGTGAGTTGTGCATGTGCTCTCTCCTGTAACAGCCTGGGCAGACCAGTGTCCAAACGCTGCTCCAATCTCAGCACCTGTGTGCTAGGCAAGCTGTCACAGGAGCTGCACAAGCTACAGACGTACCCGCGCACCAACGTAGGAGCGGGCACCCCGGGGAGGAAGCGCAGAGCCACGGCCGTCTACGTGCCCGCCGCTTACGGGGAAGCGTCCGATCTCGTCTGAGCGCTCTGCATCACATCCTGCGCTGGCTTGCTCTTCAATTCAGTGCTGGTGCATGTGACGTTTCTGCTTGCCTGTGAAATCCAATTCCTtttgattttctttttttttttctttctttggcTGAA from Brachyhypopomus gauderio isolate BG-103 chromosome 12, BGAUD_0.2, whole genome shotgun sequence includes the following:
- the calca gene encoding calcitonin/calcitonin-related polypeptide, alpha isoform X2, translating into MVMLKISALLVTYALIVCQMYYANAAPSRPALELPQGDATLTDYEARRLLNAIIKEFVQMTAEDLDQPDTEENSVTAQKRACNTATCVTHRLADFLSRSGGIGSSKFVPTNVGSHAFGRRRRLSQE
- the calca gene encoding calcitonin/calcitonin-related polypeptide, alpha isoform X1, which codes for MVMLKISALLVTYALIVCQMYYANAAPSRPALELPQGDATLTDYEARRLLNAIIKEFVQMTAEDLDQPDTEENSLGRPVSKRCSNLSTCVLGKLSQELHKLQTYPRTNVGAGTPGRKRRATAVYVPAAYGEASDLV